The following are encoded together in the Chiloscyllium plagiosum isolate BGI_BamShark_2017 chromosome 46, ASM401019v2, whole genome shotgun sequence genome:
- the LOC122544068 gene encoding ecto-ADP-ribosyltransferase 5-like isoform X1 has translation MQLLVYIVLFLSHFKIRNILAVDPVDNVVQLNMAHDSAAYIFTQNPEADQAASDYIRQEWAHRTDLLEIWDQADMRVEQHSKVPLGLRKEHIMAIYAYTQESALYKEFNAATRQYGTNDTIYQQKFHFKCFHYLLSVALDKLKRKPHKTFRGVHIELEASKGDSIRLGQFTSTSLDRSVAMGFMARDSHRNTLLEIDTKLGVPISRFAVTRSEYEVLIPPFEVFEVIDELNLGVNEENSWVIIQLIAKGCQGIRVSVDTSNSSFRVKRAKEGISEHCASLDTDNFCTANKKDIESCSVTNIS, from the exons ATGCAACTGTTGGTTTACATAGTGCTGTTCCTTTCTCATTTTAAAA TTCGAAACATTCTAGCTGTTGATCCTGTTGACAATGTCGTCCAACTGAACATGGCCCACGACTCTGCGGCTTATATATTCACACAAAACCCTGAAGCAGATCAAGCAGCGTCTGACTACATCAGACAGGAATGGGCTCACAGAACAGACCTCCTCGAAATTTGGGATCAGGCAGATATGCGCGTGGAGCAGCACTCTAAAGTTCCACTCGGACTGCGAAAGGAACACATCATGGCAATTTACGCTTATACCCAAGAGTCAGCATTGTACAAGGAGTTTAATGCAGCAACCAGGCAGTATGGCACAAATGATACCATCTATCAGCAGAAGTTCCATTTCAAATGTTTCCATTACCTCCTGTCCGTCGCATTGGACAAGTTAAAGAGGAAGCCACACAAAACATTCCGAGGTGTTCACATAGAGCTGGAAGCATCGAAGGGGGATTCCATCCGGCTGGGGCAATTCACCTCCACGTCTTTGGATCGGTCAGTCGCAATGGGATTCATGGCCAGGGACTCACACAGAAACACGTTGCTTGAGATAGACACCAAGCTGGGTGTTCCAATCAGTCGATTTGCAGTGACTCGCTCTGAATATGAAGTCCTCATCCCGCCCTTTGAGGTGTTTGAAGTCATAGATGAGCTCAATCTTGGAGTGAACGAGGAAAATAGCTGGGTCATAATCCAACTGATAGCGAAAGGGTGCCAGGGAATCCGAGTATCAGTGGACACCTCAAATAGCTCTTTCAGAGTGAAAAGGGCCAAGGAAGGAATCTCTGAACATTGCGCTTCATTAGACACTGACAATTTTTGCACTGCAAACAAGAAAGACATCGAGTCCTGCAGTGTAACGAACATCTCATAA